The Nitrosomonas communis genome has a segment encoding these proteins:
- the rpoZ gene encoding DNA-directed RNA polymerase subunit omega, whose product MARITVDDCLKMIPNRFDMTMAATARARQIAIGSTPMVDAARDKPTVIALRELAKGKVGLEILNTIR is encoded by the coding sequence ATGGCTCGTATCACTGTTGATGACTGTTTAAAAATGATTCCCAATCGCTTTGATATGACAATGGCTGCGACTGCACGCGCAAGGCAGATAGCAATTGGTTCTACGCCGATGGTCGATGCTGCTCGAGATAAACCTACTGTCATTGCGCTACGTGAATTGGCTAAAGGGAAGGTAGGGCTTGAAATTCTTAATACCATACGTTAA
- a CDS encoding RelA/SpoT family protein, which produces MPEAESLFFEVSKYFKPEELALLKGSYFFSQGAHSGQFRITGEPYISHPVAVAHILSELHLDVITLAAALLHDVVEDTTISKEEISERFGLSVAELVDGVSKLKKIEFQTKADAQAENFRKMLLAMAQDVRVILIKLADRLHNMRTLEVLRPDKQRRIARETLEIYAPIAHRLGLNSIYQELLELGFRYFYPNRYKVLVKATKAARGNRREIVGKILDAIKNRLKDAGIDAIVTGREKHLYSIYKKMSEKHLSFSEVLDIYGFRVLVKDIASCYLALGALHSLYKPIPGKFKDYIAIPKLNGYQSLHNTLLGPYGLPIEIQIRTYEMHRIAEMGVASHWLYKSNGAEVNELHLKTNQWLKSLLETLSDSSDSIEFLEHLKVDLFPGEVYVFTPQGKILELPRGSTAVDFAYAIHTDVGNCCVAAKINGENIPLRTELMNGDRVEIITAPYANPNPAWLSYVATARARSSIRYFLRNIQYEESVKLGERLLNQALLSFGVNPDAITDIQWERLVKDSGAKSKKALLADITLGKQLSAVIAKRLVVPGETISEVTNASNPVVILGTEGMTVQFARCCYPLPGDTIVGLIKKDQGLVIHVHDCPVVMRIQKKSENVLDVAWGKEIARTFEVGINMTAVNQRGVLARIAAEIARADSNIDDVTMESDKDYTTMQFILQARNRQHLAQIMRGLRHIDEVVKLGRAKN; this is translated from the coding sequence ATGCCTGAAGCTGAGTCATTATTTTTTGAGGTATCGAAATATTTTAAGCCTGAAGAACTAGCTTTACTCAAAGGTTCGTATTTTTTTAGTCAAGGTGCCCATTCTGGGCAATTCCGTATAACTGGGGAACCTTATATTTCTCATCCTGTGGCGGTTGCTCATATCCTCAGTGAGCTCCATCTAGATGTCATCACGCTTGCTGCTGCATTATTACATGATGTGGTTGAAGATACGACTATCTCCAAGGAAGAAATCAGTGAAAGATTCGGCCTATCAGTGGCAGAGCTAGTAGATGGTGTCTCAAAATTAAAGAAGATTGAATTCCAGACCAAAGCTGATGCTCAAGCTGAAAATTTCCGCAAGATGTTATTAGCTATGGCGCAGGATGTAAGGGTTATCCTTATTAAACTGGCTGACCGCTTACACAATATGCGTACGCTGGAAGTTTTGCGTCCTGACAAGCAGCGTCGCATCGCACGGGAAACTTTGGAGATATATGCCCCTATTGCTCATCGGTTGGGTTTGAATAGCATTTACCAGGAATTGCTGGAACTTGGTTTTCGTTATTTCTACCCTAATCGTTACAAAGTACTGGTAAAAGCGACTAAAGCAGCTCGTGGCAATCGTCGCGAAATAGTGGGTAAAATCCTGGATGCGATAAAAAACCGACTTAAAGATGCAGGGATAGATGCAATAGTAACTGGAAGGGAGAAGCATCTTTATAGCATCTATAAAAAAATGAGTGAGAAGCATCTGAGCTTCTCGGAAGTACTGGATATTTATGGTTTTCGTGTGCTGGTGAAGGATATTGCTTCATGTTATTTAGCATTAGGCGCCTTACATAGTTTATATAAACCCATTCCTGGTAAATTTAAGGATTATATTGCGATTCCTAAGCTTAACGGCTATCAATCGCTGCATAATACTTTGCTGGGGCCTTATGGATTACCAATAGAAATACAAATCCGAACCTATGAGATGCATCGGATTGCTGAAATGGGTGTAGCTTCCCATTGGCTCTATAAAAGCAATGGTGCAGAGGTAAATGAGCTACATCTAAAAACCAATCAATGGTTAAAAAGCTTGCTGGAAACATTAAGCGATTCTTCCGATTCAATTGAGTTTCTGGAGCACCTCAAGGTCGATCTGTTTCCTGGTGAAGTCTATGTGTTTACGCCACAAGGAAAAATACTTGAGTTACCAAGAGGTTCTACCGCAGTGGATTTTGCTTATGCGATACATACCGATGTGGGTAATTGTTGTGTTGCAGCTAAAATTAACGGGGAAAATATACCCTTGCGCACTGAATTAATGAATGGTGATCGTGTTGAAATTATAACTGCGCCCTATGCTAACCCTAATCCTGCTTGGCTCTCTTATGTTGCTACCGCACGGGCGCGTTCAAGTATACGTTATTTTCTTAGAAACATTCAATATGAAGAGTCAGTAAAGTTAGGTGAGCGTTTACTCAATCAAGCTCTACTCTCATTTGGGGTCAACCCTGATGCTATTACTGACATACAATGGGAAAGACTTGTCAAGGACAGTGGTGCCAAGTCAAAGAAAGCCTTACTCGCCGATATTACCTTAGGCAAACAACTGTCGGCCGTCATTGCTAAACGTTTGGTCGTACCTGGAGAAACCATATCTGAAGTCACTAATGCTAGTAATCCTGTTGTGATTCTCGGAACGGAGGGTATGACAGTGCAGTTTGCGCGGTGCTGCTATCCCCTTCCTGGGGATACTATCGTTGGGCTGATTAAAAAAGATCAGGGATTAGTGATTCATGTGCATGATTGCCCTGTTGTGATGAGAATTCAGAAAAAATCTGAGAATGTATTGGATGTAGCGTGGGGCAAAGAGATCGCCAGAACTTTTGAAGTAGGCATTAACATGACAGCGGTCAATCAACGTGGTGTGCTTGCTCGAATTGCTGCAGAAATTGCCAGAGCAGATTCGAATATCGATGATGTCACTATGGAAAGTGATAAGGATTACACCACGATGCAATTCATTCTGCAGGCGAGAAATCGTCAGCATCTTGCTCAAATCATGCGAGGGTTGAGGCATATTGACGAAGTTGTGAAACTCGGTCGAGCGAAGAATTAG
- the argS gene encoding arginine--tRNA ligase encodes MTVSTQCNYKIHLSQLLLLATQKILPQNYEINIELARPKQANHGDYSSNLAMQLSRYLHKNPREIATALIGALPDSPYLEKAEIAGNGFINLFLKISAKQQFLSGVLLQGDKFGHNNSGKGEKIQIEFVSANPTGPLHVGHGRGAAYGASLTNIMVANGYSVTREYYVNDAGRQMDILALSTWLRYLELCGYTFPFPENAYQGKYVADMAKLIHEAHDNRYVSQANSILQELTQIETRLDADEHLDKLIAIAKQTLGEDYVYIHNFVLTEQLGDCRNDLMEFGVEFDTWFSEQSLFDSGIVARAIQLLDEKHTLYKQDGATWFRSTYFGDEKDRVVQRENGQYTYFASDIAYHLNKFERHFAHIINVWGADHHGYIARVKGAIEALALDPDKLEIALVQFAVLYRNGKKVSMSTRSGEFVSLRELRQEVGNDAARFFYVLRKSDQHLDFDLDLAKSQSTDNPVYYVQYAHARINSVLTQWGENETTLSTVDTDLLTSQPELMLLQKLIDYPDIVEAAGRERAPHLIAFYLKELASEFHSYYNSTRFLVLEESVKLARLALIAAIKQALANGLKLLGVTAPSKM; translated from the coding sequence ATGACAGTATCAACTCAATGTAATTATAAAATCCATCTTTCCCAATTACTGCTTCTGGCTACCCAAAAGATTCTTCCTCAAAATTATGAAATTAATATTGAATTAGCACGTCCCAAGCAAGCTAATCATGGCGATTATTCCAGTAATCTGGCAATGCAATTAAGCAGGTATTTGCACAAAAACCCACGTGAAATCGCAACAGCACTCATTGGTGCATTACCTGATTCACCTTATTTAGAAAAAGCTGAAATTGCCGGCAATGGATTCATCAATCTCTTCTTGAAAATTTCAGCAAAACAGCAGTTTTTATCCGGTGTGTTATTACAGGGCGATAAATTTGGCCATAATAATTCAGGAAAAGGGGAAAAAATTCAAATTGAGTTTGTTTCTGCCAATCCTACTGGGCCTCTACATGTTGGGCATGGCCGTGGTGCAGCCTATGGTGCCAGCCTGACAAACATTATGGTGGCTAATGGTTATTCTGTCACTCGAGAGTATTATGTGAATGATGCGGGTAGACAGATGGATATATTAGCACTCTCAACCTGGCTACGTTACCTTGAGCTCTGCGGGTATACCTTCCCTTTCCCGGAAAATGCTTATCAGGGCAAATATGTGGCCGACATGGCCAAGCTAATTCATGAGGCGCATGATAATCGCTATGTATCCCAAGCTAATTCGATTCTGCAGGAACTCACCCAAATTGAAACAAGACTTGATGCTGATGAGCATTTAGACAAGTTGATTGCTATCGCAAAACAGACATTAGGAGAAGATTACGTTTATATTCACAATTTTGTGCTGACTGAACAATTGGGTGATTGTCGCAATGATTTAATGGAGTTTGGCGTGGAGTTTGACACCTGGTTTTCAGAACAGTCGCTATTTGATAGCGGCATAGTAGCACGTGCCATTCAATTACTCGATGAAAAACATACTTTGTATAAGCAAGACGGGGCTACTTGGTTTCGCTCTACTTATTTTGGGGATGAAAAAGATCGGGTAGTACAACGCGAAAATGGGCAATACACTTATTTTGCTTCCGATATAGCCTATCATCTTAACAAATTTGAACGCCATTTTGCCCATATCATCAATGTGTGGGGAGCAGATCATCATGGTTATATCGCACGAGTAAAAGGCGCAATCGAAGCATTGGCTCTTGATCCCGACAAACTTGAGATTGCTTTGGTTCAATTTGCTGTGCTCTATCGGAATGGAAAAAAAGTTTCTATGTCTACCCGTTCTGGAGAATTTGTTTCACTACGGGAATTACGCCAAGAAGTTGGCAATGATGCGGCGCGATTCTTTTATGTATTACGTAAAAGCGATCAACATTTAGACTTTGACTTGGATCTTGCAAAATCACAATCCACTGATAATCCGGTATATTACGTTCAATATGCTCATGCACGCATCAATAGTGTACTAACTCAATGGGGAGAAAATGAAACCACACTCTCGACTGTGGATACCGATTTGTTGACGAGCCAGCCAGAGCTGATGCTTCTACAAAAATTGATCGATTACCCGGATATAGTCGAAGCAGCAGGAAGGGAACGCGCTCCTCACCTGATTGCCTTTTATCTTAAAGAATTAGCTAGCGAATTCCATAGTTATTATAATTCGACTCGTTTTCTCGTGTTAGAAGAATCTGTTAAATTGGCGAGACTAGCATTAATTGCAGCGATTAAGCAGGCTCTGGCAAATGGGTTGAAATTATTAGGCGTAACCGCTCCCAGCAAAATGTAA
- a CDS encoding c-type cytochrome: MRKVLLGVMAASAALWIGSAQADAELAKSSGCLNCHNVDTKLVGPSLKDVAAKYAGQADAADYLAGKIKNGSNGVWGTIPMPPNANVSDENAKKLAEFILTLK, from the coding sequence ATGAGAAAAGTGTTGTTAGGTGTAATGGCAGCATCTGCTGCATTATGGATTGGCAGTGCACAAGCAGATGCTGAATTAGCAAAAAGCAGTGGTTGCCTAAACTGCCATAATGTTGATACTAAATTGGTTGGCCCGTCACTTAAAGATGTTGCTGCGAAATATGCAGGTCAAGCTGATGCAGCTGATTACTTGGCAGGAAAAATTAAAAATGGTAGTAATGGAGTATGGGGGACCATTCCAATGCCACCTAACGCCAATGTAAGCGATGAAAACGCTAAAAAGCTAGCAGAATTCATTTTGACGCTTAAGTAA
- the gmk gene encoding guanylate kinase, whose translation MSSLFIISAPSGAGKTSLIKALLQTRMGLSLSISHTTRQPRPNEINGQDYFFIDRDIFNQMLERGEFLESAEVYGNLYGTSHHWVKETMASGQDVLMEIDCQGTQQVRQIFPEAVSIFILPPSLESLKARLQQRGQDDPVAIARRLKAVREEVGQVNKFDYAVVNNELDKALKDICCIIRAERLRMMHQLVKQHTLLAQFA comes from the coding sequence ATGAGTAGCTTATTTATCATCAGTGCTCCTTCAGGGGCTGGTAAGACCAGCTTGATTAAAGCATTACTTCAGACTCGTATGGGTTTGAGCCTATCGATTTCTCACACCACTCGCCAACCCCGTCCTAATGAGATAAATGGGCAAGATTACTTTTTTATTGATCGGGATATTTTTAATCAAATGTTGGAGCGAGGGGAATTCCTTGAAAGTGCAGAAGTTTATGGAAATTTATATGGCACCTCACATCATTGGGTTAAGGAAACCATGGCGTCAGGTCAAGATGTTTTGATGGAGATTGATTGTCAGGGCACGCAACAGGTACGACAAATTTTTCCTGAAGCAGTCAGCATTTTTATTTTGCCTCCTTCTCTAGAATCGTTAAAAGCTCGCCTGCAACAGCGTGGGCAAGATGATCCAGTAGCTATTGCGCGACGTTTAAAAGCAGTTCGGGAAGAAGTAGGTCAAGTGAACAAATTTGATTATGCTGTGGTCAATAATGAATTGGATAAAGCACTCAAAGATATTTGTTGTATTATTCGGGCAGAACGCCTCAGAATGATGCATCAGCTGGTCAAACAGCATACACTATTAGCACAATTTGCCTAA
- a CDS encoding thiol:disulfide interchange protein DsbA/DsbL, whose product MNKLFKFFLVFITLNLSGILFAQAEIIEGRDYIVLATPQPTEDQRSIEVIEFFWYGCPHCYELHPHIDNWRKNAPKDVKFRYVPAIFRANWTPAAKTFYAMEALGITKELHDKVYKAIHRDKIDLSKEAVLFDRIEKQGIERAKFINAYNSFSVQNQVAKVSQMIRQYKLTGVPALVVEGKYITSGKMSGTPRDTIQVLNELIDKARKERASN is encoded by the coding sequence ATGAATAAATTATTTAAATTTTTCCTAGTCTTCATTACTCTTAATCTCTCAGGAATATTGTTTGCGCAGGCAGAAATCATTGAAGGGCGCGATTATATTGTTCTCGCAACTCCTCAGCCAACCGAAGATCAACGAAGCATTGAGGTCATTGAGTTTTTCTGGTACGGTTGCCCACATTGCTATGAATTACATCCACATATCGATAATTGGCGCAAAAATGCGCCCAAGGATGTAAAATTTCGATATGTTCCCGCAATTTTCCGTGCTAATTGGACGCCTGCAGCCAAAACTTTTTATGCAATGGAAGCGTTAGGTATTACAAAAGAACTTCACGATAAGGTGTATAAAGCGATTCATCGTGACAAAATTGATTTATCAAAAGAAGCCGTACTATTTGATCGGATTGAGAAACAAGGAATTGAGCGCGCAAAATTTATCAATGCGTATAATTCATTTTCCGTTCAAAACCAGGTTGCCAAGGTTTCACAAATGATAAGGCAATATAAATTAACCGGTGTACCAGCTTTAGTAGTGGAAGGAAAATATATCACGAGTGGAAAAATGAGCGGCACACCGCGCGACACGATTCAGGTATTGAATGAATTAATCGATAAAGCGCGAAAAGAGCGAGCCTCGAATTAA
- the ilvD gene encoding dihydroxy-acid dehydratase, whose translation MPDNKRSQAITQGAKRSPNRAMLRAVGFADGDFDKPIVGVANGFSTITPCNMGLNELSLSAERALRKAGAMPQMFGTITISDGISMGTEGMKYSLVSREVIADSIETAVQGESMDGVIAIGGCDKNMPGALIALARMNVPAIFVYGGTIKPGHYQGRDLTIVSAFEAVGQYTAHKIDEKELLEVERHACPGAGACGGMYTANTMSSAIEVMGMSLPYSSTMAAEDEEKLISAARSAEVLVNAIKKQICPRDLITRKSMENAISVVMAVGGSTNAVLHLLAIAHAADVDLSIDDFETIRARVPVLCDLKPSGRYVTTDLHHAGGIPQVMKMLLVHGLLHGDCMTISGETIAEILRDVPEKPRTDQDIIRQWENPMYAQGHLAILKGNLSPEGSVAKITGVKNPKITGPARVFESEEACMNAILAQEIRPGDVVVIRYEGPKGGPGMREMLSPTSALIGEGLGDSVGLITDGRFSGGTYGMVVGHVAPEAFVGGTIALVREGDSITIDANQRLLQLNVSEDELARRRAAWQPREPRYQRGVLAKYAKLVSTASRGAITD comes from the coding sequence ATGCCAGACAATAAACGCAGTCAAGCCATCACTCAAGGAGCAAAACGTTCACCCAACCGCGCCATGTTGCGGGCAGTGGGTTTTGCCGATGGCGACTTTGATAAACCCATCGTTGGTGTTGCCAATGGATTTTCGACGATTACGCCCTGCAATATGGGGCTCAATGAATTGTCTCTCAGCGCTGAGCGTGCCTTGAGAAAGGCCGGGGCAATGCCGCAAATGTTTGGCACGATTACGATTTCCGATGGTATTTCCATGGGAACCGAAGGCATGAAATATTCACTGGTATCACGCGAAGTGATCGCTGATTCCATTGAAACGGCGGTACAGGGTGAAAGCATGGATGGCGTGATTGCGATCGGGGGTTGCGACAAGAACATGCCGGGCGCCTTGATTGCGCTGGCGCGAATGAATGTGCCCGCTATTTTTGTTTATGGCGGCACCATCAAACCGGGCCATTACCAAGGGCGCGATCTGACCATCGTGAGCGCGTTCGAAGCCGTGGGGCAGTATACTGCCCATAAAATCGATGAGAAGGAATTACTGGAAGTAGAGCGGCATGCCTGTCCCGGCGCGGGTGCCTGTGGTGGCATGTATACCGCCAATACCATGTCGTCGGCCATCGAAGTCATGGGAATGAGCTTGCCTTATTCATCCACTATGGCGGCGGAAGATGAGGAAAAACTAATCAGTGCCGCACGTTCTGCAGAAGTTTTGGTCAACGCCATCAAAAAGCAGATTTGTCCACGCGATCTGATTACACGTAAATCTATGGAAAATGCGATTTCGGTGGTGATGGCAGTAGGTGGATCAACTAATGCGGTACTTCATCTGTTGGCGATAGCGCATGCTGCTGATGTAGACCTGAGTATTGATGATTTCGAAACAATACGCGCAAGAGTGCCCGTATTGTGTGATTTGAAACCCTCTGGACGCTATGTAACCACAGATTTACATCATGCCGGAGGCATTCCTCAAGTCATGAAGATGTTATTGGTGCATGGGCTGTTGCATGGTGACTGCATGACGATCAGTGGTGAAACGATAGCAGAAATATTACGTGATGTGCCGGAGAAACCACGCACGGATCAGGATATCATCAGGCAATGGGAAAATCCTATGTATGCACAAGGTCATCTGGCGATCCTTAAAGGCAATCTGTCACCGGAAGGATCAGTCGCCAAAATTACCGGCGTAAAAAATCCAAAAATTACGGGACCTGCGCGTGTATTCGAGTCTGAGGAAGCGTGCATGAATGCCATCCTTGCCCAGGAAATTCGGCCAGGAGATGTCGTGGTAATCCGCTATGAAGGTCCAAAAGGTGGGCCGGGTATGCGGGAAATGTTATCGCCCACGTCAGCGCTGATCGGGGAAGGGTTAGGGGATTCGGTTGGGCTGATCACTGATGGAAGATTCTCCGGCGGAACCTATGGCATGGTGGTGGGCCATGTGGCACCGGAAGCCTTTGTGGGGGGAACCATTGCGTTGGTGCGGGAGGGAGATTCAATTACGATTGATGCGAACCAGCGTTTGTTGCAACTTAATGTTTCTGAAGATGAGCTCGCACGACGCCGTGCAGCATGGCAACCGCGTGAGCCGCGTTATCAACGCGGTGTGCTGGCAAAATATGCCAAACTGGTATCGACTGCCAGCCGCGGAGCAATTACCGATTAG
- a CDS encoding SPOR domain-containing protein: MSRDYKSKGMATAKSSGSLILGLFIGYALGIASAIGVWALINQAPSPFLTEEKSAKTKPQESIAKNSQNSSTHKETEQASANKPRFDFYNILPGIDEPSAEEPFNQGKRQSLPAVTNDAGSASDYFLQIGSYKNPGDAERMKAELALLGVIASVQTAESSDKGTRYRVRIGPYAKITEIDQIRSSLHENGIEASFVRVPKKTP, from the coding sequence ATGAGCAGAGACTACAAATCCAAGGGTATGGCAACCGCGAAAAGCAGTGGTTCACTTATTCTAGGACTCTTTATCGGATATGCACTTGGTATAGCAAGCGCAATAGGCGTATGGGCACTCATCAATCAAGCTCCAAGCCCGTTCCTAACTGAAGAAAAATCAGCCAAAACTAAGCCTCAGGAAAGTATTGCCAAAAATTCACAAAATAGTAGTACTCACAAGGAAACTGAGCAGGCCAGTGCAAACAAGCCTCGTTTTGATTTCTATAATATACTTCCAGGTATAGATGAGCCTTCAGCCGAAGAACCCTTCAATCAAGGGAAGCGGCAATCACTACCTGCCGTAACAAATGACGCAGGTTCGGCAAGTGATTATTTCCTACAGATTGGTTCGTACAAGAATCCAGGTGATGCGGAAAGAATGAAAGCAGAACTGGCATTACTCGGCGTCATTGCTTCTGTTCAAACAGCAGAATCTTCTGATAAAGGCACACGATATAGGGTACGTATAGGTCCTTATGCAAAAATCACCGAGATTGATCAAATACGAAGCTCATTACATGAAAATGGAATAGAAGCCAGCTTTGTCAGAGTTCCTAAGAAAACGCCATAG
- a CDS encoding thioredoxin domain-containing protein — protein sequence MNHLLTNAMSNHLAGETSPYLLQHADNPVDWYPWGETALALARTQDKPILLSIGYSACHWCHVMARESFEDHEVAAAMNKYFINIKVDREERPDLDQIYQTAHYILNHRHGGWPLTIFLTPEQKPFFGGTYFPKEPRYNLPGFLELLPKIAELYRTRREDIEQQNSALLAMLAETLPATTTDISASSCHLIEQASAQLLENFDQAHGGFGAAPKFFHPAELKFCLQWYFSEEDKQAWHIAAYTLEKMANGGVYDQLGGGFFRYSTDQYWRIPHFEKMLYDNGLLLQLYADAWLATHYSLFKRIAHETVGWLMREMQSGPKEEGYFASLDADSEHEEGKFYVWDKDEIELVLTADEYAVIAPYFGLSRPPNFENKYWHLEIMQAIAAIASDRGISQEEVQQWIETARRKLFSKREQRVHPGRDEKILTSWNGLMIKGMARAGRIFEESEWIKSAMLAVDFIGTTLWKNNRLLATFKDGKARHNAYLDDYAFLLDGLLELMQAEFRQSDLELARALAEVLLDQFEDKQLGGFFFTSRDHEKLIHRPKAGQDNAIPSGNGVAAISLQRLGYLLGEYRYLQSAEHTLKLFYPEIQRHPSAYCSLLLALKEWLTPPQIVILRGKGALLSEWHRALTLHAPAAIVLALPIELAGLPQSLNKALPVDQSVNAWVCQGETCLPEIKNLQELLQACKVKGRMIFPL from the coding sequence TTGAATCATTTATTGACCAATGCTATGTCCAACCATCTGGCAGGTGAAACCAGCCCTTATCTGTTGCAACATGCGGATAATCCGGTAGATTGGTACCCATGGGGAGAGACAGCGCTCGCACTGGCGCGTACTCAAGATAAGCCCATTTTACTTTCTATCGGTTATTCCGCCTGCCATTGGTGCCATGTGATGGCCCGCGAATCATTCGAGGATCACGAAGTCGCTGCAGCGATGAATAAATACTTTATTAATATTAAAGTAGATCGTGAGGAGCGTCCTGACCTCGACCAAATATATCAGACGGCGCATTACATCCTTAACCATCGCCATGGTGGCTGGCCATTGACGATATTTCTTACGCCAGAACAGAAGCCCTTTTTTGGAGGTACTTATTTTCCTAAAGAGCCTCGTTATAACCTGCCTGGTTTTCTTGAGTTACTGCCAAAAATTGCTGAGCTATATCGTACGCGCAGAGAAGATATTGAACAGCAAAATAGCGCGCTACTGGCAATGCTTGCTGAGACTTTACCTGCAACAACTACCGATATTTCTGCATCTTCCTGCCATCTTATCGAGCAGGCAAGTGCCCAGCTGCTAGAAAACTTTGATCAAGCGCATGGGGGCTTTGGTGCTGCGCCAAAATTTTTTCATCCTGCAGAGTTGAAATTCTGCCTGCAGTGGTATTTTTCTGAAGAGGATAAGCAAGCCTGGCATATCGCAGCTTATACTTTGGAGAAAATGGCTAATGGGGGTGTTTACGATCAATTAGGAGGAGGGTTTTTTCGTTATAGTACCGATCAGTACTGGCGTATTCCCCATTTTGAAAAGATGCTGTATGACAATGGACTCCTGTTACAGCTCTATGCCGACGCCTGGCTTGCAACCCATTATTCCCTGTTTAAACGGATTGCCCATGAGACAGTTGGCTGGTTAATGCGTGAGATGCAATCCGGGCCCAAGGAAGAAGGCTATTTTGCGAGCTTAGATGCAGATTCGGAACATGAAGAAGGAAAATTTTACGTCTGGGATAAAGATGAAATCGAGCTTGTCTTGACAGCTGATGAGTATGCTGTCATCGCCCCTTACTTTGGTCTTTCACGCCCTCCCAATTTTGAAAATAAATATTGGCATCTCGAAATCATGCAAGCCATTGCAGCTATAGCCAGCGATAGGGGAATAAGTCAAGAGGAAGTGCAACAATGGATTGAAACGGCGCGGCGCAAACTTTTCAGTAAACGGGAGCAACGTGTTCACCCTGGTCGTGATGAAAAAATTCTGACTAGCTGGAATGGTTTGATGATCAAGGGCATGGCGCGAGCAGGCAGGATTTTTGAGGAGAGCGAATGGATAAAATCCGCCATGTTGGCGGTAGATTTTATCGGCACCACCCTCTGGAAAAATAATCGGCTACTCGCCACCTTCAAGGATGGCAAGGCGCGCCACAATGCTTATCTCGATGATTACGCCTTTTTGCTAGATGGTCTGCTGGAGCTCATGCAAGCCGAATTTCGTCAGTCTGATCTGGAGTTGGCTAGAGCATTGGCAGAGGTATTACTGGATCAGTTCGAAGATAAGCAGTTAGGTGGATTCTTTTTTACGAGTCGCGATCATGAAAAGCTCATTCATCGACCCAAAGCAGGTCAGGACAATGCCATTCCATCTGGCAATGGTGTGGCAGCGATATCGCTTCAACGACTTGGTTATTTGCTCGGGGAATATCGTTATTTGCAATCAGCTGAACATACACTTAAATTGTTTTATCCTGAAATACAGCGACATCCTAGTGCTTACTGTAGTTTATTGCTTGCATTGAAAGAATGGCTGACACCACCACAAATTGTTATCTTGCGTGGAAAAGGCGCTCTCCTCAGTGAGTGGCATCGCGCACTGACATTGCATGCGCCAGCTGCCATTGTGCTGGCATTACCGATAGAGCTGGCTGGATTACCGCAAAGTTTGAACAAAGCCTTGCCTGTAGATCAAAGTGTCAATGCCTGGGTTTGTCAAGGTGAGACATGCTTGCCCGAAATCAAAAACTTACAGGAATTGCTGCAAGCCTGCAAAGTTAAGGGTAGAATGATATTCCCTTTATAA